The window atcttatattttgaaacagagggaatatAATGAAAGGTTATAccatctatttttaatataactaggttttgaacccacgttATGTGTaggtatatttgatatattttgataaaaactatatatgattgatgatgatagtaaaatattatcttataaaaatttaaattagtattaagaaaaagataaatttcagatacacaattttttgaaatataaaaatcagttgtgttataaaatcaaatctgataaaaaaaatcataaatttaactcgacatccaGGCGAGGCGATtaaaactgatgacctcacatatcctaaaccatttctttgaccaccagaaaaacaaaacaattttatcatcatgaatttaactcgttttcatatttaattgatcgctaccacctatgttttcgtgttttttattcaatgttttcttattcttcatattttttcttgtcatttctattgtcaaattttgtggtaatcgtcatcattacttttatcatctggttcttcgctatactctttttcttcttcatcctcatcaacttcttcacattcttccactaaaaaaccttttttagactaccacacaacttgttaatccatcaaactccaagaacaaaatcatttattttctcataaaaataaaaaataagataaaaaaataaaaaattaatgaaaaaatatcaactcatctttaaaatcatacacaaaaatatgttttacagctcataagaaataaaaagcacaaacgtaaataaataagataatttatgttttacatcaatacttataatattttaaacttttaaaaggtttcgaaatataaaatttgaaccttctaaaaagtttcaatatttctaatattttaaacttttaaaatttaaaaattataatatttaaaaactttttaaaagcttagAACTTTTAaatgtttcaatatttataaagtttcaatatttaaacttttaaaaagtttcaatattttaaacttttaaaatttaaaaattatcatatttaaaaactttttataatattaaaacttttaaaatttttaaatattataatatatttttttgaaactttttaaatttttaatttgattaaataaaaaactggatcaaaccgagtatacttttaaacttggactcctgataaatcaagttttcctgctcattcgttgttggaagcatattaatcttatttatactggttctgaatcattgtctaaaatttttataGCGGATGTGGGATATTGCACATAGttcgtttgttttcataaatttaaaattttcctttttctaaaaaattctggaaatttaaaaaatgttagtgaatgacatgtcaaatcctgatatgttgtttaaaataatttttaatatagaaaattctggaaatttttaaaaagttaattagtgaagtgtctaatccctattggtgatttaaaaatatagtcccgTATCGTGGGTTAATAttttatagctcctactttttattagtattgaTTATTAAAACCAATTAGATATTAACCCACGATAcgggactatatttttaaaaatataatttttagtaaattaattatatatatgactaatgtaattttaaatatatatccctTATATCTATAGATTATTTAGGTTTACcggtttaaattgttaaattcagaatatTACATGTATTATACAGTagtattgtttgtttattttaaataatcgtaatttaataaCCGCAAGaaaaattcctttaaataccactaaaaagttttttttcccaaaaataccacattttagttttttttttccaaaaataccacaaaagttttttttttccaaaattaccacaaacacaaaaaattgatttttaaggatgtagaattctttttttttaggtttgggttgacacatttagttttagggtatagtttttaggggtagggtttagtatttagtatttaggaattagtttttagtattagaactttaattcaattatgtggtatttttggaaaaaaatacattttagtggtatttttggaaaaaaactaaattgtggtatttttggaataaaaatctattttagtgttatttatgacaattgccctaAATTCAATTAGATAAGCCTAATATTCTAATGTCgatggtgttaacaaaataatgaactgatgatttacaAACAGTCaatgatataattttcaatttattttaatacCCAAATCCATCTCGCAAGATATCTaaacacaatttttattttttgcttaaGTACTATATGCacgtttttcaaaatccaaataacaaaacatacaaaaaaaaatgtagttacATTAGTTTTATGATGATTTAAAGcaagtaaactaaataaatcaaacaaagatgataggaaaatcgttattataattaaaaaatattattttatatttcaaacaaaatcttttagttatgttttgttATGAGGATAGTAGATAATTAATTGAAGATATTGTTTACATATATGTACTGTATAtaagtatttttcatattcCATATTTACATCTGATAAACTTCCTAATCTATTATTTAAATCAATAGTActgtattttatataatatcttagaaaataaagattctctttaaaatatattttgaaaatgttaatatacatGATTTCTAACTACATAGCAACATATACAAACTACCCAAATGTCATTTTAACTACACCAACAACACCCAAAAACGAATAATGCATAGTGACATACCCAAAGAACTTCATATTATGTTTTGTACTTCTTTTCAGTCATTTATTAATAGATTTCGATAATTaagggtttatatatattgtaatttaaatagtttgaacaaaaaccaaaaccaaaacaatgaaACAGATCAGACACGACTGACTTGACTCTCTAAGTAAATCGACCAGACCTCTCAGAAAATAATCTTGAGCTGCCCTCTAACTCTAAGTATCAAGATTAAGATTCTAAATGCCAGATTTGGGGGTTTTCTATTTAGAGTTTGTTATGGtcaaatttgaaacaaatttcGATCAAGTCAAGGTTgtttgggttgaattttgaGTTGCCAAGGTATGTTACATAAAATTCTGCACTTTGTTTTAATACTTGCAAAATCAACTCATTGATGTGCCAATCCTTAACTGCGTACAGAACACAACAAGAAAATCCAAGCATGGTTATTTTGAGGCTGCTGAATTCCAAATGAATATATATCTCTACAAATAATCAGGTTAATATAAACACTGTTAAGacaaataacaatataatataaacagCGTTATGACTTAATTACGTTCCACTGTGACGTGATCGTGCCCAAATGGGTATAGAAGTCGTAGTTGAGCTTGTGCAAAGNTAATATTAAGACTGTTAAGACAATTAGACAAATAACAATGTAATATAAACAGCGTTATGACTTAATTACGTTCCACTGTGACGTGATCGTGCCCAAATGGGTCTAGAAGTCGTAGTTGAGCTTGTGCAAAAACCTTCTCATCTTCTCTTAGTGTTTCATTGTCAGCCAAAATCAGATAAATGGATACCCTTTCGTCATCTACTTTTGCACTTTCGCCATCTGTTTTTGCACTTTCGCCATCTGTTTTTGCACTTTCGCCATTGGGATACAAACTTAAAGACCTAGTTATCAATAAATTCGCACATGTTAACATTCAACTAAACGCGTGAATGCACACATACATATTTCCTTCCTCCCACTGGTAAAATGCTTGATGTGTAAACAAGTTCTTTCAGCTCAGAGAAATTCTTAAGAATCCAATGGAACTTAGGACAAGGGAATTTTTCATTAAAAGATAGGATATCCCCATTGGCAGGGGTTGGAGAAACAATGATATCAACACCAAACTCGCATTGATCTCCTTCAAAGACATATCCATTATTGAATGTATCAAGCGGTAGCACTTGCGGCAAACCCCACACCGTTTTAAGTGTATTGAACCGCTTTGATTCTGGATATTTACATATACACATATTAATGACTAAAATatctagaaaacaaacaaatatatatgtagtttaaGACATTTAGATACGTACCTTGAATAGTAATGTATTTGTTTACGTTTTTGTTGAAGACGAAAAACCGAACATTTTCAAACACCTCAGTTTGGGGTTTGGACATGAGGCTTGTGCTATCTATTTCCACATACATTGATAAAAAAACCCGCTACCGTTGTCCTTGTCGTTCCCTTTAGATATATGATCATTGACCTGAATTTTTCAATACTGCATAAGTTAATATGATACAAtctttatactattaaaagaaaaagaaaaataaacgatTTGAACTatagattattttaattatgaataatgAGGAAGGTGCGAATATTTGGCACTAGTTGAATATTTTCCATTAGATTTAGAGGAGAGACTTGAGTTCTCGAATTGGGAGAAATTTCGGATCTTGAGTGAGTAGGAAGAAGGACTACGTTCTCTCCAGCTTTGCATGGTTGTTGACGATACGTTTGACCTCATTATGGAATCTGAAGCGAGTAGAGAACAGAAGAATCTATCCCAAGAAACGTATGTGACAGAGATAAAATTAGGGAACTGCCAAATTAATGTCCCCTCTCTGTTAGATATAGGAAGGACTCCtaacaagagaaggagagataACTACaagcatataaataaatattcccATACACATCTCTAGCTAATCCTTAACTTAGTAGGACAAA is drawn from Camelina sativa cultivar DH55 chromosome 1, Cs, whole genome shotgun sequence and contains these coding sequences:
- the LOC109125589 gene encoding uncharacterized protein LOC109125589, giving the protein MYVEIDSTSLMSKPQTEVFENVRFFVFNKNVNKYITIQESKRFNTLKTVWGLPQVLPLDTFNNGYVFEGDQCEFGVDIIVSPTPANGDILSFNEKFPCPKSLSLYPNGESAKTDGESAKTDGESAKVDDERVSIYLILADNETLREDEKVFAQAQLRLLDPFGHDHVTVERN